A genomic region of Coriobacteriaceae bacterium contains the following coding sequences:
- a CDS encoding 2-hydroxyacyl-CoA dehydratase, translating into MSTQDSKQDTLRIGVDVGSTTVKLLVLDPNDEIVFSVYRRHHSDVRATIVEIIDEALEAVGDGQATITITGSGGLLLANWLGVPFVQEVIANKTAIERIIPATDVAIELGGEDAKIIYFDGGIEQRMNGTCAGGTGAFIDQMAALLNTDASGLDEMAKEHNIIYPIASRCGVFAKTDVQPLLNEGAKREDIAASIFQAVVMQTISGLACGRPIRGNVAFLGGPLHYLPQLRQRFIETLELTDETTIIPEESHLFVARGAAFASEANDDIVSLAELKDRMSKLGSIQGSEVQRLEPLFANERDYEAFKKRHAKATVPKASLADYRGVAYLGIDAGSTTLKSVLVGEKGEILYSYYVNNKGDVLGAARAMLGDLFDQIPRDAEGNPLVTIGHATTTGYGEALLLEAIQADSGEIETVAHLRGARELCPDVDFILDIGGQDMKCMHVKEGVIEHIMLNEACSAGCGSFIEAFATSLNMPIEEFAAEALKAEAPVDLGSRCTVFMNSRVKQAQKEGATPADISAGLSYSVIKNALFKVIKLRDASELGEHAVVQGGTFLNDAVLRAFENLSEHDAIRPDIAGNMGAWGAALLARDRATGAKSTLLRPEQIDELDIKHTAVRCGRCENNCLLTINDFGIDEETGKHRRFITGNRCERGAGIKKPAKEVPNLFAYKDKLLFDREPLVEEAAKYGTVGIPRALNMYENYPFWHSFFTHLGYRVVLSDPSTKKTYEAGIESMPSENACYPAKLSHGHIMDLLDKDVDFIWMPCIRWERQEDEGANNHYNCPIVMSYSEALKLNIDELEDSRTQFLNPFIPYDDKKALKKRLFEHLVKRRKEDLKAQGVDVLAMQWPTRVEISDAIDLAWQADLDFKSTMRAKGEETLRWIEENNGHGIVLAGRPYHIDPEINHSLPELICGYGMAVLTEDSVAHLGELQRNLRVYDQWMYHTRLYNAAKVVTQRSDLDLVQMNSFGCGLDALTTDEVQEIIEGSGKVYTVIKIDEVSNLGAARIRIRSLMAALRQQEELREMPVQPGKSSAAVDIAASSVETLHTDRGDATSVDVEPELPSECGIDFDFTPNRDAASTEFPRAEYTKEMQDAGYKILAPQMSPIHFELLVPIFHHYGYNMELLPSVDPSAVDAGLKYVNNDICYPSILVTGQIMEAATSGKYDMDKTAFIITQTGGGCRATNYISLIRKGLHEAGLDHVPVISLSFNDTGERNSGFEVTPTMLKTAVPALILGDLLMMCLYRVRPYEEVPGSTDKLFRKWMDYLKENVCDFKWKDVKRVIKEIVHDFDTLPCENFGSKPRVGVVGEILVKFHPTANNQIVQIIEEEGCEANVPGLVDFFLFGMLNPAFRHQELTPNLKKYVGAKGVVAFFEKLRDPVRKALAASERFEPIMHIEDIAQGASDIIDLGNTMGEGWLLTGEMVELVKEGTPNIVCCQPFACLPNHVVGKAVIKEMRRQYPQSNIVAVDYDPGASEVNQLNRIKLMIAVAFNNQKEQAEEQAAQVMERIEEDAARA; encoded by the coding sequence ATGAGTACCCAGGACAGCAAGCAGGACACGCTCAGGATTGGCGTTGACGTAGGTTCGACGACGGTCAAGCTGCTCGTGCTCGACCCGAACGACGAAATCGTCTTCAGCGTGTATCGTCGCCACCATTCCGACGTGCGCGCAACCATCGTCGAAATCATCGACGAGGCGCTCGAGGCAGTGGGCGATGGCCAGGCGACCATCACCATCACCGGTTCGGGCGGCCTGCTGCTCGCCAATTGGCTGGGCGTGCCCTTCGTGCAGGAGGTCATCGCCAACAAGACGGCCATCGAACGCATTATCCCCGCCACCGACGTTGCCATCGAGCTCGGCGGCGAGGATGCGAAGATTATCTACTTCGATGGCGGCATCGAGCAGCGCATGAACGGCACCTGCGCCGGTGGCACGGGCGCGTTCATCGACCAGATGGCCGCCCTGCTCAATACCGACGCCTCCGGCCTGGACGAGATGGCCAAGGAGCACAACATCATCTACCCGATCGCATCGCGTTGCGGCGTGTTTGCCAAGACCGACGTACAGCCGTTGCTCAACGAGGGCGCCAAGCGTGAGGATATCGCCGCGTCGATCTTTCAGGCCGTCGTCATGCAGACTATCTCGGGTTTGGCCTGCGGTCGCCCCATTCGGGGCAACGTCGCCTTCCTGGGTGGCCCGCTGCATTATCTGCCACAGCTTCGCCAGCGCTTCATCGAAACGCTCGAGCTCACCGACGAGACGACGATCATCCCGGAGGAATCGCACCTCTTCGTCGCGCGCGGTGCGGCGTTTGCCTCCGAGGCCAATGATGACATCGTGAGCCTCGCCGAGCTCAAGGATCGCATGAGCAAGCTCGGCAGCATTCAGGGCAGCGAGGTCCAGCGCCTCGAGCCGCTCTTCGCGAACGAGAGGGATTACGAGGCGTTCAAGAAGCGTCATGCCAAGGCGACCGTTCCCAAGGCGAGCCTTGCCGATTATCGCGGCGTGGCGTATCTCGGCATAGATGCCGGCTCCACGACACTCAAGTCGGTGCTCGTGGGCGAGAAGGGTGAGATTCTCTATAGCTACTACGTCAACAACAAGGGCGATGTGCTCGGCGCGGCTCGCGCCATGCTCGGTGATCTCTTCGACCAGATTCCACGCGATGCGGAGGGCAACCCGCTTGTGACCATCGGGCATGCCACCACGACGGGCTATGGCGAGGCGCTTCTGCTCGAGGCCATCCAGGCCGACTCCGGTGAGATCGAGACGGTCGCGCACTTGCGTGGCGCGCGCGAGCTCTGCCCCGACGTCGACTTCATCCTCGATATCGGCGGCCAGGACATGAAGTGCATGCACGTCAAGGAGGGCGTCATCGAGCACATCATGCTCAACGAGGCCTGTTCGGCAGGCTGCGGCTCCTTCATCGAGGCCTTTGCGACCTCGCTCAACATGCCCATCGAGGAGTTCGCCGCCGAGGCGCTCAAGGCCGAGGCCCCCGTCGATCTGGGCAGCCGCTGCACGGTCTTCATGAACTCCCGCGTCAAGCAGGCGCAGAAGGAGGGTGCGACGCCGGCCGACATCTCGGCGGGCCTGTCGTACTCCGTCATCAAGAACGCGCTGTTCAAAGTCATCAAGCTGCGCGATGCCTCCGAGCTGGGTGAGCATGCGGTCGTCCAGGGCGGTACCTTCCTCAACGACGCCGTCTTGCGCGCGTTCGAGAACCTGAGCGAGCACGATGCGATTCGTCCCGACATCGCCGGCAACATGGGCGCCTGGGGTGCCGCGCTGCTGGCACGCGATCGCGCGACGGGGGCGAAGTCGACGCTACTGCGCCCCGAGCAAATCGACGAGCTCGATATCAAGCACACGGCGGTGCGCTGCGGACGCTGCGAGAACAACTGCCTGCTCACCATCAACGACTTCGGCATCGACGAGGAGACGGGCAAGCATCGCCGCTTCATCACGGGCAACCGTTGCGAGCGCGGCGCCGGCATCAAGAAGCCGGCCAAGGAAGTGCCCAATCTCTTCGCGTACAAGGACAAGCTGCTCTTCGACCGCGAACCGCTTGTCGAGGAAGCCGCCAAATATGGCACCGTGGGCATTCCGCGTGCGCTCAACATGTACGAGAACTACCCGTTCTGGCACAGCTTCTTCACGCATCTGGGCTACCGCGTCGTGCTCTCGGACCCCTCCACGAAGAAGACCTACGAGGCTGGTATCGAGTCCATGCCCTCCGAGAACGCCTGCTATCCGGCCAAGCTCTCGCACGGGCACATCATGGACCTGCTCGACAAGGACGTGGACTTCATCTGGATGCCCTGCATCCGCTGGGAGCGTCAGGAGGACGAGGGCGCGAACAACCACTACAACTGCCCCATCGTCATGAGCTATTCCGAGGCGCTCAAGCTCAACATCGACGAGCTCGAAGACAGCCGCACGCAATTCCTCAACCCGTTCATTCCCTACGACGACAAGAAGGCTCTCAAGAAGCGCCTTTTCGAGCATCTCGTGAAGAGGCGCAAGGAAGACCTCAAGGCACAAGGCGTCGATGTGCTGGCCATGCAGTGGCCCACGCGTGTCGAGATCTCGGATGCCATCGACCTTGCCTGGCAAGCAGATCTCGACTTCAAGTCGACCATGCGCGCCAAGGGCGAGGAGACGTTGCGCTGGATCGAGGAGAACAACGGTCACGGCATCGTGCTGGCGGGCCGTCCCTATCACATCGACCCCGAGATCAACCACTCGCTGCCCGAGCTCATCTGCGGCTATGGCATGGCCGTGCTCACGGAGGATTCCGTGGCGCATCTGGGCGAGCTGCAGCGCAACTTGCGCGTATACGACCAGTGGATGTATCACACGCGCCTCTACAACGCGGCCAAGGTCGTGACCCAGCGAAGCGATCTGGATCTCGTGCAGATGAACTCCTTTGGCTGCGGCCTTGATGCGCTCACCACCGACGAGGTACAGGAGATCATCGAGGGAAGCGGCAAGGTCTACACCGTCATCAAGATTGACGAGGTCTCGAACCTGGGTGCGGCACGCATCCGCATTCGCTCGCTCATGGCCGCGCTGCGCCAGCAGGAGGAACTGCGCGAGATGCCCGTGCAACCCGGCAAGAGCTCGGCTGCCGTCGACATCGCGGCGAGCTCCGTCGAGACACTGCACACGGACAGGGGCGACGCGACCTCCGTCGACGTCGAGCCCGAGCTGCCGAGCGAATGCGGCATCGACTTCGACTTCACGCCCAATCGCGACGCGGCATCGACCGAGTTCCCGCGCGCCGAGTACACGAAGGAGATGCAGGATGCGGGCTACAAGATTCTCGCCCCGCAGATGTCGCCCATCCACTTCGAGCTGCTCGTGCCCATCTTCCATCACTACGGCTATAACATGGAGCTGCTGCCGAGCGTGGATCCGTCGGCCGTGGATGCGGGCCTCAAGTACGTGAACAACGATATCTGCTATCCATCCATCCTCGTCACCGGCCAGATCATGGAAGCGGCCACCAGCGGCAAGTACGACATGGACAAGACGGCTTTCATCATCACGCAGACCGGTGGCGGTTGCCGCGCGACCAACTACATCTCGCTCATCCGCAAGGGCCTGCACGAGGCGGGGCTTGACCACGTACCGGTCATCTCGCTGTCGTTCAATGACACGGGCGAGCGCAACTCCGGCTTCGAGGTCACTCCCACGATGCTCAAGACGGCTGTGCCGGCGCTCATCCTGGGCGATTTGCTCATGATGTGCCTGTATCGCGTGCGTCCCTACGAGGAGGTTCCGGGCAGTACCGACAAGCTCTTCCGCAAGTGGATGGATTACCTCAAGGAAAACGTGTGCGACTTCAAGTGGAAGGATGTCAAACGCGTCATCAAGGAAATCGTGCACGACTTCGATACGCTGCCCTGCGAGAACTTCGGCAGCAAACCGCGCGTGGGCGTCGTCGGCGAGATTCTCGTGAAGTTCCACCCCACGGCAAACAACCAGATCGTGCAGATCATCGAGGAGGAGGGCTGCGAGGCAAACGTGCCCGGCCTCGTCGACTTCTTCCTCTTCGGCATGCTCAATCCGGCGTTCAGACACCAGGAGCTCACGCCCAACCTCAAGAAGTACGTGGGCGCCAAGGGCGTCGTCGCGTTCTTCGAGAAGCTGCGCGATCCGGTGCGCAAGGCCCTGGCCGCCTCCGAGCGCTTCGAGCCCATCATGCATATCGAGGACATCGCACAGGGCGCAAGCGACATCATCGACCTGGGCAACACCATGGGCGAGGGATGGCTGCTCACGGGCGAGATGGTCGAGCTCGTGAAGGAGGGCACGCCCAACATCGTGTGCTGTCAGCCCTTCGCGTGCCTGCCCAACCACGTCGTGGGCAAGGCGGTCATCAAGGAGATGCGCCGCCAGTATCCGCAGAGCAACATCGTGGCCGTGGACTACGATCCGGGTGCGAGCGAGGTCAACCAGCTCAACCGCATCAAGCTCATGATCGCCGTTGCGTTCAACAACCAGAAGGAGCAGGCCGAGGAGCAAGCCGCACAGGTCATGGAGCGTATCGAGGAAGACGCTGCGAGGGCCTAG
- a CDS encoding PFL family protein, which yields MAIEPKQVVEALSMVTQQHLDIRTITLGLSLRGCVHEDIDVMAQRVYDRLTTAAKDLVPCAEQLEREFGIPIIHKRIAVTPIAEICGATTAEDLTPIAAALDRAGKEVGVNFIGGFSALVQKGMSDSDRRLINSIPHALSSTDIVCSSVNIGSTRAGINMDAVLRMAQIIRECAEVTADRDSIACAKLVVFCNMVEDNPFMAGAMHGSGEAGEVINVGVSGPGVVNAVLEDLPKDASMTEVAEAIKATTFKITRAGELIAREAAKRLGYEKGILDLSLAPTPARGDSVAQILETIGVGQVGGPGTTAALALLNDAVKKGGVMASSSVGGLSGAFIPVSEDAGMIKAAEDGVLSIEKLEAMTCVCSVGLDMIAIPGDTTVEAIAGIIADEAAIGMINTKTTAVRVIPAIGKAAGDTLHFGGLLGEAPVMPVNTHAGTVFAHRGGRIPAPINSLKN from the coding sequence GTGGCTATAGAACCGAAGCAGGTTGTCGAAGCACTTTCGATGGTGACGCAGCAGCATCTCGATATCCGCACCATTACGCTGGGACTCTCCTTGCGCGGATGCGTGCACGAGGACATCGACGTCATGGCGCAGCGCGTCTACGACCGTCTCACGACGGCAGCCAAGGACCTCGTACCCTGCGCCGAGCAGCTCGAACGCGAGTTCGGCATCCCCATCATCCACAAGCGCATCGCGGTTACGCCCATCGCCGAGATTTGCGGTGCGACGACGGCCGAAGACCTCACGCCCATCGCCGCCGCACTCGATCGTGCCGGCAAGGAAGTCGGCGTCAACTTTATCGGCGGATTCTCCGCGCTCGTGCAAAAGGGCATGAGCGATAGCGACCGCCGTCTCATCAACAGCATTCCGCATGCCCTGTCGAGCACCGATATCGTCTGCTCGAGCGTCAACATCGGCTCGACTCGCGCCGGCATCAACATGGACGCGGTGTTGCGCATGGCGCAGATCATCCGCGAGTGCGCCGAGGTCACGGCCGACCGCGACTCGATCGCCTGCGCCAAGCTCGTCGTCTTCTGCAACATGGTCGAGGACAATCCCTTCATGGCCGGCGCCATGCACGGCAGTGGCGAGGCCGGCGAGGTCATCAACGTCGGAGTCAGCGGGCCGGGCGTCGTCAACGCCGTGCTCGAGGACCTGCCCAAGGACGCCTCGATGACCGAGGTTGCCGAGGCCATCAAGGCGACGACCTTCAAGATTACCCGCGCCGGTGAGCTCATCGCGCGCGAGGCGGCCAAGCGTCTGGGTTACGAGAAGGGCATCCTTGACTTGTCGCTTGCCCCCACGCCTGCCCGCGGCGATTCGGTGGCGCAGATTCTCGAGACCATCGGCGTTGGGCAGGTAGGCGGTCCGGGTACGACAGCCGCACTTGCACTGCTCAACGATGCCGTCAAGAAGGGCGGTGTCATGGCGAGCTCGAGTGTCGGTGGCCTATCCGGTGCCTTCATTCCCGTTAGCGAAGATGCGGGCATGATCAAGGCGGCCGAGGATGGGGTGCTTTCCATCGAGAAGCTCGAGGCCATGACCTGCGTATGCTCCGTGGGGCTCGACATGATCGCGATTCCCGGTGATACGACCGTCGAGGCAATCGCCGGCATCATCGCCGACGAGGCTGCCATCGGCATGATCAACACGAAGACCACCGCCGTGCGCGTGATTCCGGCTATCGGCAAGGCGGCCGGCGATACCCTGCACTTTGGCGGCCTGCTCGGCGAGGCGCCTGTCATGCCGGTCAACACCCATGCCGGGACGGTGTTCGCGCACCGCGGAGGACGTATTCCCGCGCCCATAAACTCGCTCAAGAACTAG
- the purH gene encoding bifunctional phosphoribosylaminoimidazolecarboxamide formyltransferase/IMP cyclohydrolase, whose product MSDPKIKRAIISLTDKSGIEDFARALVDEFGVEIVSTGGTAKVLEQAGIPVVAIDELTGFPEMMDGRVKTLHPKVHGGLLARRDLASHMKDAEDNGIGMIDMVVVNLYAFEATIAKPDVDYQDAVEHIDIGGPSMLRSAAKNHASVTVVTNPAMYDAILFEMRNNDGATTLKTRKDLALEVFRLTSAYDNAIYSWLHNELVEEGPFWEDERVVLHKEADLRYGENPHQHAAFYKRKRVGVPGPAPEADEHTLAAAEQLQGKELSYNNYLDTDAAWASVREFDMGVPTCVIIKHLTPCGIASGKTMLEAYKDAWACDTVSAFGGVMAFNQTVTEDVAREIVEVNKQFIEVVIAPDYDEGALKIFSQKENARILRTGGINPPGGDPDIRAVEGGVVMQTVDTVSEDYTEFSCPTTTKPTDEQMDAMLFAWKCCKCVKSNAVILTKGTRTVGIGGGQPNRVNSARIAVEQAGDEAKGAVAASDAFLPFPDTLEVLRDAGVTALIQPGGSIRDDLSIECADEAGIPMVFTGHRHFRH is encoded by the coding sequence ATGTCGGATCCAAAAATCAAGCGCGCTATTATCTCACTCACCGATAAATCGGGTATCGAGGATTTCGCGCGTGCCCTCGTCGATGAGTTTGGCGTCGAGATCGTGAGCACGGGTGGCACTGCCAAGGTGCTCGAGCAGGCGGGCATTCCCGTCGTTGCCATCGACGAGCTCACGGGTTTTCCCGAGATGATGGACGGCCGCGTGAAGACCCTGCATCCCAAGGTGCATGGTGGTTTGCTCGCGCGTCGTGACCTTGCCTCCCATATGAAAGACGCCGAGGATAACGGCATCGGCATGATCGACATGGTGGTTGTTAACCTCTATGCCTTCGAGGCGACCATTGCCAAGCCCGATGTGGATTATCAGGACGCCGTCGAGCATATTGACATTGGTGGTCCCTCCATGTTGCGCAGCGCTGCCAAGAACCACGCTTCCGTGACGGTCGTCACCAATCCGGCCATGTACGATGCCATCCTGTTCGAGATGAGGAACAACGATGGCGCGACTACCCTCAAGACCCGTAAGGATCTTGCCCTCGAGGTCTTCCGCCTCACGAGTGCCTATGACAACGCCATCTACTCCTGGCTGCACAACGAGCTGGTCGAGGAGGGTCCGTTCTGGGAGGACGAGCGCGTCGTCCTTCACAAGGAGGCCGATCTTCGCTACGGCGAAAATCCCCACCAGCACGCTGCGTTCTACAAGCGCAAGCGCGTGGGCGTTCCTGGTCCTGCCCCTGAGGCCGACGAGCACACCCTCGCTGCGGCCGAGCAGCTGCAGGGCAAGGAGCTCAGCTACAACAATTACCTCGACACCGATGCCGCGTGGGCTTCCGTGCGCGAGTTCGACATGGGCGTGCCCACCTGCGTCATCATCAAGCATCTCACGCCGTGCGGCATCGCCAGCGGAAAAACCATGCTGGAAGCCTACAAGGATGCATGGGCGTGCGACACCGTGAGCGCCTTCGGTGGCGTCATGGCCTTCAACCAGACGGTTACCGAGGACGTTGCCCGTGAAATCGTCGAGGTCAACAAGCAGTTCATCGAGGTTGTCATCGCTCCCGATTACGACGAGGGAGCATTGAAGATCTTCTCCCAGAAGGAAAACGCCCGCATTCTGCGTACCGGCGGCATCAATCCCCCGGGCGGGGATCCGGACATTCGTGCGGTCGAGGGTGGCGTCGTCATGCAGACCGTCGACACGGTTAGCGAGGACTACACGGAGTTTTCGTGTCCCACCACGACAAAGCCGACTGACGAGCAGATGGACGCCATGCTCTTTGCCTGGAAGTGCTGCAAGTGCGTGAAGTCCAACGCGGTCATTCTGACCAAGGGTACTCGCACCGTGGGCATTGGCGGCGGCCAACCCAACCGCGTGAATTCCGCGCGCATCGCCGTCGAGCAGGCGGGCGATGAGGCCAAGGGCGCCGTTGCCGCGAGTGACGCGTTCCTGCCCTTCCCCGACACGCTTGAGGTCCTGCGCGATGCTGGCGTCACGGCGCTCATCCAGCCGGGCGGCTCGATTCGCGACGATCTCTCCATCGAGTGTGCCGACGAGGCCGGTATACCGATGGTCTTCACGGGGCACCGTCACTTCAGGCATTAG